Within Caproicibacterium argilliputei, the genomic segment GGCTGTGTGTACGTTCTGGACAAGCCGGAGGATATTCTGCGCAAATTCAAACGCGCCGTCACCGACAGCGAGGCCAGCATTCACTACGGCGAGGGCAAAGCGGGCATCAACAACCTGATGGATATTTACGCCTGTGTCACCGGCGAAAGCTATGCGGAAATCGAGCATGACTTTGCCGGAAAGGGCTACGGCGACTTTAAGCAGGCAGTCGGTGAGGCCGTCATCGAGCATCTGCGCCCCATTCAGGAGCGCTTCGCACAGTACAGTGGCGATAAAGCTTACCTGCAGCAGTGCTGGGACGCGGGCGCGGAGCAAGCGGCGCGGATTGCCAACCGCACCCTGCAGAAAGTTATGAAAAAAGTCGGCTTCGTGCTGTAAGGCAGAACCGGCTGCAAACGTCTTCCCCCGGAGTTCCGGCAGCGCGAAGGCGTTTCTTTTTTCTGCCTGTGCATGGCGCGGCCTGTTTTTACGCAGGCTAACCTGCAGAGGCATCTGCACCAGCGGTTTTTCCCAAAATTCCTTGTACATCCCCCGAAAATGCGATATGATAGGAAACAACTACCGTATTTTCCCTTTTCCGAAAGGGTACGGGTCTGTGCTCCCAAAGCCGCCCGCCGCATACGGCAACGACTGGAGGAGGCTATGTCAAAATTCAAGAACGTCCTGAAAAAGAACCTGTTCACCATTGTTACGCTCGCCATTTCCATGGCGATTCTGCTGGTGTTTCTGTTCCGCGGGAACAGCGTACAGCAGCTTTCAAAGATTTTCAGCAGTTTAAGCGTTGGCTGGATGCTGCTTGCCTTTGCCACGCTGGCTGTCACCTGGCTGCTGGAGGGCACTGCCGACTGGCTGCTGTGCCGCCACCTGTACCCGCACTGGAGCTTTGGCCGCGCCTTTATGATTGGAATGACCGGCTTGTTTTACAGCGCGGTCACGCCCTTTTCAACCGGCGGGCAGCCCATGCAGATTTATTATATGTCCAAAATGGGGATGCAGCCGGGCCACAGCGCCGCGGTCATTTCTGTCAAGACCATCACCTACCAGATCACGATGGTTCTGTTTTCTCTGCTGCTCATCGGCAGCGAGCTGCCCTTTTTCGTACGCAATGTCAGTAATCTGGCGTTTCTGACGCTTTTCGGGGTGGTTTCTAATGTGCTCTTTATTCTGGCGGTCGTGCTGGTTTCTGTAAATGCCGGCTTCATCTACCGGCTGCTGCACAGCCTGCTGAATCTGCTCGGCAAAATGCATTTGGTCAAGGAGCCGGAAAAGAAATATGCATCCATCATTGCGCACTTGGACACGTTTCACGCCGGCTTCAAGGTCATGGGGCGAAACTGGAAGCTTTACCTTGCCGTCTGCCTGCTGACCGTCGTGCAGATTTTCGTCAGCAGTTCCGTAACCTACTGCATTTACCGGGCGTTTCACCTGCGCGGCGCCACGCTGCTGGTCATGATCGCGGCGCAGGTCTTTGCTAACATGGTGGCAGCGTTCGTGCCGCTGCCGGGCGGCTCCGGTGGGGCGGAGGTTTCCTTTTCCGCGTTCTGCCATGTCTTCTTTCAGAACCTGCTGACACCGGCGCTGCTGGTTTGGCGTCTGCTGACCTACTACGGCAGTATTCTGTTCGGGTGTATTTTTGTCTTTGCCGGTGCACGCAAATATGTTGGCGCCGTACCGCCGAAAGACACCGGCGGCACATCCGCCGTCGAAAAAAAATCCGCATAAGGCGCAGTGGTCACAAAAGTCCTTTGCACTGTCTGCCGGGATTGAGAAACGGGAGAAGTTTGTATGTCAAAGTTTCTGCGGCTTTTGAAAAAGCATTTATTTACCATCCTTGTGCTGTCCATCACCATGGGCATTCTTCTCTTTTCGCTGTTCCGTGAAAAGAGTCTGCCGGAGCTGGCACACATCTTCAGTTCCCTGAGTCCGTACTGGATGCTGATGGCTGCGGCAACACTGGTGGGCACATGGCTGATGGAGGCGCTGTGCAACTGGCTGCTGTGCCGCCACCTGTACCCCGGCTGGACCTACGGAAAATCCTTTATGATTGGCATTACCGGCATTTTTTACGCCTGCATCACCCCTGCCGCCATGGGCGCCCAGCCCATGCAGATTTACTATATGTCCAAAATGGGCATGGAGGGCGCCAAAAGCGCCGCTATTATCTCTGCTAAAACCATTACACACCAAACCACGATGGTTGTTTTTTCGCTGATTCTCATCTGTACAGAGCTGCCGTTCTTTGTAAAGAACGTGTCAAACCTCGCTGTTTTCACCGTATTTGGTCTGGCAACCAACATTCTCTTCATTGCCGGTGTCGTACTGGTTTCCGTACGGGTCAAATTCATCTACCGGTGGCTGCACGCCGTGATACGCTGGCTCGGAAAAATCCACCTGCTCAAGGAACCTGAGAAGAAATATGAAAGCGCAATCCAACAGTTGGATTCCTTTCACGACGGATTTGAAACCATGGGGCACAGCTGGAAGCTGTACCTGGCGGTCTGCCTCATCACCGTGGTACAGCTGGTTTTCGGCAGTCTGGACACCTACTTCATTTACCGGGCATTTCACCTTTCCGGTGCGCCTGCCAGCCAGATTGTTTCCGCAGAGGTTTTTGCAACCATGGTCATCGCCTTCGTCCCGCTGCCCGGCAACGCAGGCGGCGCGGAGCTTTCCTTTGATGCATTCTGCCGTATTTTCTTCGGCAGCCTGACCACCCCCGCCATGCTGGTCTGGCGTCTGCTGACCTACTATGGCTCCATTGTGTTCGGTTTGCTGTATGTTTCCATCGGCGCCCGCAAATATCTGCATACCCGTCCGGATTCCTCTGCCGCTTCTCTGCCGCCGGACGGCGATGCCCCTTGAGCGGCAGGCAACAGACTTCTGGAGGTCGGCTCATGTATAAACTCAAACGGTTTTTCAAGCGTTACTGGGTAACGATTCTGACGCTTGTCCTGACCATGACCATTCTACTGACGCTTCTGTTCCGCAAGGATACCCCGCAGAACACCCTGCAAATCATGAAGCATCTGCGCCCTTTCTGGGTGCTGCTGACATTCGGCACCGTGGCAGCCACCTGGCTGCTGGAGGGCGCGGTATACTGGATGCTGGCGCGGCGCCTGCACCCGGGATGGGCGTACGGGCAGGCGTTTCTGGTTGCCATGTCCGGCATTTTTTACGGCTCTATCACGCCGCTTTCTTCCGGCGGGCCACCGATGCAGCTGTACTGCATGAATAAAATGGGCATTGCACCCGGCGAAAGCGCCGCTGTGATTTCAGCAAAATCAGTCACTTACCAAATCACCATGTTTCTGTTTTCCCTCTCCATGATCTGCACAGCACTGCCGTTTTTTACGCAGAATGTTTCAAAAATGATGTGGCTGACCGCCTTTGGCCTGCTTGCCAATGTTGTTCTGATTGCCGGTCTGCTGCTGGTCTCGTTCAAGGCTGACCTCATCACCCGACCGCTGCAGGCGATTCTGCGCGGCCTTGCCAAGCTGCACTTGGTCAAAAACCCGGAGCAGACCGGCAGCCGCATCACCGGGCAGTTCGACACATTCCGTGAGGGATTCCGCACCATCGGCCGCGGCTGGAAACTGTACCTTGCCATCTGCGCCATCACCGTCATCCAGCTGGCCGTCGGCAGTTTGGACACATACTGCGTTTACCGTGCGTTCGGCTTTCACGATGCATCGCCGTGGCTGCTGATGTCCGCGAAAATCTTTGCTATGATGGTTGCCTCCTTGGTTCCGCTGCCGGGTAACTCCGGTGGCTTTGAGGCCGCTTTCAATGCCTTTTTCCGCATTTTCTTCAGCACCATGATTACCCCTGCGCTGCTTGTGTGGCGCGTGGTGACCTACTACGCCGGCATGGCGGTGGGCTTTCTGGTGGTTTCGGCTTTGACACGCCGCTACATCGGCAGCCCGCTGCCGCATCTGTTCCACGCTGCCAGCCATTCTTTCTCCCGCAAAAAAAGGAAAAAACCGCG encodes:
- a CDS encoding lysylphosphatidylglycerol synthase transmembrane domain-containing protein — translated: MSKFKNVLKKNLFTIVTLAISMAILLVFLFRGNSVQQLSKIFSSLSVGWMLLAFATLAVTWLLEGTADWLLCRHLYPHWSFGRAFMIGMTGLFYSAVTPFSTGGQPMQIYYMSKMGMQPGHSAAVISVKTITYQITMVLFSLLLIGSELPFFVRNVSNLAFLTLFGVVSNVLFILAVVLVSVNAGFIYRLLHSLLNLLGKMHLVKEPEKKYASIIAHLDTFHAGFKVMGRNWKLYLAVCLLTVVQIFVSSSVTYCIYRAFHLRGATLLVMIAAQVFANMVAAFVPLPGGSGGAEVSFSAFCHVFFQNLLTPALLVWRLLTYYGSILFGCIFVFAGARKYVGAVPPKDTGGTSAVEKKSA
- a CDS encoding lysylphosphatidylglycerol synthase transmembrane domain-containing protein — protein: MSKFLRLLKKHLFTILVLSITMGILLFSLFREKSLPELAHIFSSLSPYWMLMAAATLVGTWLMEALCNWLLCRHLYPGWTYGKSFMIGITGIFYACITPAAMGAQPMQIYYMSKMGMEGAKSAAIISAKTITHQTTMVVFSLILICTELPFFVKNVSNLAVFTVFGLATNILFIAGVVLVSVRVKFIYRWLHAVIRWLGKIHLLKEPEKKYESAIQQLDSFHDGFETMGHSWKLYLAVCLITVVQLVFGSLDTYFIYRAFHLSGAPASQIVSAEVFATMVIAFVPLPGNAGGAELSFDAFCRIFFGSLTTPAMLVWRLLTYYGSIVFGLLYVSIGARKYLHTRPDSSAASLPPDGDAP
- a CDS encoding lysylphosphatidylglycerol synthase transmembrane domain-containing protein produces the protein MYKLKRFFKRYWVTILTLVLTMTILLTLLFRKDTPQNTLQIMKHLRPFWVLLTFGTVAATWLLEGAVYWMLARRLHPGWAYGQAFLVAMSGIFYGSITPLSSGGPPMQLYCMNKMGIAPGESAAVISAKSVTYQITMFLFSLSMICTALPFFTQNVSKMMWLTAFGLLANVVLIAGLLLVSFKADLITRPLQAILRGLAKLHLVKNPEQTGSRITGQFDTFREGFRTIGRGWKLYLAICAITVIQLAVGSLDTYCVYRAFGFHDASPWLLMSAKIFAMMVASLVPLPGNSGGFEAAFNAFFRIFFSTMITPALLVWRVVTYYAGMAVGFLVVSALTRRYIGSPLPHLFHAASHSFSRKKRKKPRQPLS